Genomic segment of Sphingomonas telluris:
GAAGATGAAATCCTGCTCGCCGCTGCGTGCGCGTTCGAGGAAGCGGTCGGAGAAGCTGTCAAAAGGCTCGGCAGGAACGCGCTCGATCGTTGCCGCGCCGGCTTCTTCCCACCGAGCGAACTGGCGCCGCGCGCTGTGGAATTCGCCATCGCTGGTGAGCACGCGGATCGGCCAGGTCGACGTTGCCGCCGCGAACAGGCTGACGAGCAGTTGATGCGTGTTCGGAGCGAAGACGAGCGCTTCCGGCATTCCTGTGCCGAGCTCCGCTGCGACATGGCCCTGCGCTTCGGGCCAGACCTCGTCCATGATCCGGTCCCACTTGCGGTCCGCCATCCGCGCCGCGTCTTCCCAGCATTCGACTTGTCCATCGAAGCTGGCGTCGGGCCAGAGATGGTGGCTGTGCGCGGCGACGTGCAGGCGCGTGGGGTCGGCGCCGAGGCTCCGCGAAAACAGATGCTTGAAACTCAAAGCTCGGTTCTCAGCGACCACAATTCCGGAAACACGCGCTTTTCGAGCGTGGCGCGGAGATAGGGCGCGCCGGCCGATCCACCCGTCCCGGGACGGTTGCCGATAATGCGCTCGACCGTCAGCACATGCTTGTGCCGCCACGCAAGGAGGGCGTCGTCGATGTCGACCAGCTTCTCGGCCAGTTCGTACAGTTCGAACCAGCGATCGGCGTCGCGATAGACCTGCAGCCAGGCGCGGCTGAGCGCCTCGACCGAGCGGTCGCCGACATCGAAGCCCGCCCGTTCGAGCGCTCCAATCGCTGCGTCGCGAAGGCTCGGCTCCTCAAGCGCGCGCTGAAGCCTTGCGCGCTCCACGCTGCCTTCCTCGTAATGATTGACGAAGTTCGGCTCCTTGAGCCCAAGGCGAAACTCGATCTCGCGGAACTGAGCGGATTGGAAGCCCGACGACGTGCCCAGCACGTTGCGGAATTTGAGATAGTCGACCGGCGTCAGGGTCGAGAGCACGTCCCACGAGAGGGTCATGACGGCCTGGATGCGGCTGATCCGCGCCATTGCCTTGTACGCCTCGCCCATCCGATCCTCGCCGACGAACGGGATGGCCAGCGCCAGCTCGTGGAGAAGCTGCTTCATCCACAGCTCCTTGGTCTGGTGGATGACGATGAAGAGCATTTCGTCGT
This window contains:
- a CDS encoding tryptophan 2,3-dioxygenase, which gives rise to MTATPAGMTYADYLKLDQLLSAQQPLSPLHDEMLFIVIHQTKELWMKQLLHELALAIPFVGEDRMGEAYKAMARISRIQAVMTLSWDVLSTLTPVDYLKFRNVLGTSSGFQSAQFREIEFRLGLKEPNFVNHYEEGSVERARLQRALEEPSLRDAAIGALERAGFDVGDRSVEALSRAWLQVYRDADRWFELYELAEKLVDIDDALLAWRHKHVLTVERIIGNRPGTGGSAGAPYLRATLEKRVFPELWSLRTEL